ATAAATCATCAAGTCCTTGCAGGGCTCCACCCTCAGCAGTATGGGTAAAAACCACTTCCAGGAAGATCTCTATCCCATTGGCATGCAAGTTCTTAACCATCCCCTTCATCGAGTTGATAGCAGATACAGAACCATTAGAAGGTCCATACAGGTTTGCTGGTGAAAAGAAATGACATGGGAAATATGGTCCCTTCTGCTCATTGAATGTAAGTATTGGCTCTAATAAGACAGCATTAATGCCGAGATCTTTTAAATGCTGTACTTTCTCAGTTACACCTGAGAAAGTCCCTGCCACATCAGCTGGTAGCTTACTAGATTTGtctttagtaaattgcataacaTTCAACCGATACACCAGTAATTGTTCCAAAGGTATGTTTGGAGAAAGATCACCACTCCAGTCAAAAGCAGGCTCCTTGCATAGTCGCCCAAGGTGTTTCGGGAGCAAACCAGACTCATGATGATTAGGAATGGAACTCCCAATTATTTTAGCATAAGGATCCAAAAGAACATGTTCTGCATGGAATGTGTCCCTGTTTCCCTTGCACCGATAACCATAGCTCACAGAAGTCCATGCACCTTCTATTGAAGCATGCCAAATATCACCAGTCCGATTAACGTAAGGATCAAGGTCAAGCTCTAAAGCAGGTTCTTCAGATGCATTATCATCATACAAGCACAGGACCAAACTTTCTGCGTTTCTTGAATAAACTGCAAAGTTCATGGAACCATCTGTTGAAAAGGAAAGACCCAATGGAGCTGGATACCCTTGATCTAAACCAATCGGTACACAAAAACTAGACTTCCTATGACTCCTGATTTTTAAGCCACTTGAACTTACACGTGATGAAGCTTTCAGCAAGAACGATAAGTAGCATGGGACTTCTTCAGCTTCAAACTCCAACTCAAGTGCCAACTCACTGGAAGACCTTGCTATAAATGGGGTTTCAATGATCTGGTTTATTATATCACGATTGGATCTGTACAGACCCCCACTTAGCTTCAGCTGGCTGTCATCACTGGAAAACTGCAGGGATGAAACTTCAATATCTACTACATATTTGACACTTCTTTTGCAAACAAAAACTTTGACCTGACCACCAGTTTCTGTTCGAAAGAGATAAGTCGATTGCTTTTGAAGTTCATCAACTTGGCTAGTTTTATTGACTGATTCTTCAGCTTGCTCAACAGAAACTCGTGCTGCAGCAAAGCATCTCAAACCAAGACTCCAACGAGGAGATTGAGCGACATTATGTACAACTTCTCCAGGTAAAAGCTTTCTTCCTACATCTATTCTCTGAAGGCTCTGTCCCACTTTGCTTTTACAAACACAACTGGTAACAGCCGATTTAGACAGTTCATTGGCTCCCAAGTTTAGGCAATGGGACCCTATTGTATGGAAAGGAGAAAGAGTAGCCATAAAATCTTGCAGAAGAAAAAGGATTCTGAACCAGAGAACAGCACAGAAACTTCTCAAGGAGGATAATTTTTCCTTACTGAATTAGAGATATCTTTCTGCTAGAAATTAGAAACGAGTTAGCTTACTGAATCAGTAAAACTTAAACAGAATAACTGTTTTCGTCAGGTTTAGATACCAAAGCCTTAAGAAACATTCAGACCCAGAAAGCAATCAAATACATGTTAACGAATGCAATTGCGGAACATCAACAACTCCCCAAAGAAGATCGATCAGATACATAACTAACATAAAGAAAGTAGATAATGCATAAAAGAAATGAAGGTTTTACATGCAAGAAAATCAAAAGAAAGAGAAACCCAGATCAATTGCAGCCTAAGAAACTATGGGAATTTTGAAATATGAAGTGCTGATAATAAAAATGAACTGATTCCCAGTTGATAAAAGAAACGTACAGTAGCAGTAATAAACCCAGATAACCAAGAAATCAATAGAATGAAAAAGTAGCATACCAGAAGCAGAGAAAGAGTAAATTGAAAGTAGAACTTACAGCATTGGAGACTATCAGCCGAAATTGATTAGTGATCAAAAGTCGGAGTACTGAGTACTGAGTACTGAGTACTGAGTTAAGGAGAGCGAGTTAGCAGAGAAtgagaagaaaaagagagaattggGTGAAGTTAGTTGCAGTAACCGAAATCAGTGTAGAGTTGTCGTTTCTTGGACATTGGAATTTATAGCTTCCGCAATGACCGCACAACGCATTCGTCTCTGATCTACGCTCTTTCTTTCCTCAAGGCATCGTTGTGATTTGTAACttaaacggtgcgttttggttcCAACAAATAAAGAGATTTTTTTCTTGTTGTTCTCTGTTTTCAGATAATAATTTTCTTTGACTTGTTGTGAGGAAAGGGGATATTTTCTTTCTTATGTAGTAATGATTGGTTATAGAGAAATGTACGAACGGTCCATAATATTAAAAGTGTCCATCaactatttcattttcttttcttaaataaaaagtTAAATTATTAAAGCTTCTATCCaaaaaatattaaactattaaagagCTTGcttattttgaaaaaattgaaaaataaagatttatttggatgttaaataaaatatgaaatttgtttAAATAAAGTATCTCTATTTTGAATCTATTAAAAGTTTATCAAATTAAAAGAAACATGTAAGAAGAATTGAATTGAAGAGAGAATATCTTAATCAATTGTTAAGGTATTTTAACATTCAATCAAATTCGATAATTGAGATAAACAATCACTTTATCACAATCAAACTCAAAGATAAAATACAATCCGATCTTTTACCTACTATCACACAGTGTGGATAGTCATTGCTTTTGCAACCTCAATGAATGTTACAGGGACATCAAATAGAGCTTTCTGAGTTGTTATTTGTCATTTGACATACCACAAAAATCTAAAtctaaatttaccattttaaaaaAAGTCCAATGATAAGGGTGTGAAAATTTTACCAAACCAAACAATTTAATGTTTTTCGTTTTAATGTTGAAAAGCAAGAGAATCATCATAAGTTCATTCAGAACCAACTTAATGAACATGTATAAGCAATTTGTTTCGACCATCTTTCTGGCTACGTTTCAATAACTAAATACCAAAATCTTGTTGTATACTTATATTATACCTACAAGAAGATAGAATAAGAATATGAAGACCAAATGCTAATACTGAACACCCATGCTGGTTTATTCCATCTCTAACTACCATCAGAACTTGATACTGAGCACCGTTAACTGCTCCTCCTTGTCAGAACAAGCGTGTTGTTCTCTTCATCAGGAACCAACAGAGGGCTCTCGAAGTGGATTCTGCCCTTGAAAACTGGATGTACATAAGCATCCTTAAGGTAGGCTCTCAAGTTTAGGTTAGGCTCTGTTGCCCGTTCTAGGGTATCTTTGGTCATTGCATCCTgtgttttaataataaaaaagagtCACCAAGACAAAGATCAAGGAAGAAATATGATATTTTTCCTAAAAccttaatccaaattaaatggcTTCATAGAAACTCTAGAATTCCAAAGTGCATGTTACATTTTAGCAGTATCATGTAAATATATTCCTTTATATTGATGTTTCATCAAGTTTaaaactcttttcttttaaaagatTAATGTAGATCATAAAGCAAAGAGATCCTCACCTGCAACGAGAACCTTACAAATGCAGATTGGAAACGGCCCTTGCAGTATACATGAAACCAAACGGTCAAAATAGGAAGAGGAAGAAGCGCAATTGTTGACTTCTCAACGCTCTTTGTGCTCAACAATCCCATTAGAAGAAGTTGAGATATTAGTAAACCAATAAGCAGACGTCGATGCACATCTGGCCAAAATGAGCCTCCACTCTCGTATCTTTGAGCGTACACGTTGATGACCTTGCAACATGAAACAGCATTGTGAACCAATAACGGATGAGTATTACACCATGAGAGGAACATTTTGCGATCATAACCATAAAAAGCAGGACATATTGAATACTGGCGCAATATGCTTCATTGTAGCCAAAAGAGAGGTTGTCTTATGGGGCTAAAGGCTGCCCCTACCTCAAAGGGATGTGCTATACCTTTATTTTACCATATTAATAGTTGTTCGACCAGAGAACTCTATATGATGAAATTAGCCCCTTGGATTCACTCCGCTTAATAATTAATCACTAAGGATACTATTTCTTCATCTTGGATTGGTCTACATGTACGGTATTGTACAACTATaaaatatctatgaatatttccagcattcatataaaaattatgtatgaaaggaagaaaacaaaatgcTTATGTATATTTCCAGCATTTATTTAGCATCTAATGGAATGAAAGGAAATCTAAAAAGCTTTATATAGCTTAGAAATGCAAAGACAATAAAATATTAGGTTGAATAGTGTACCTGGTGACGAAATACCACATAGGAAAAAGCAAAGAAGATGATGACAAAAGGAAGAAGTACAGGTGTGACAGTAGAGTAAACAAGTCCAAGCAAGAAATACAATTGTATCTTTGGTTCATATGTTGCAAAGTTCAAACAACCAGGATCCATTGCTTCCTCCCTATCTTGTTCTGTTTTCACTAAAAACATATTTTTCAGGTGGAAAATGACTAACGGTACTAATCTGAGGATTTCTGCAGCAATCCCCGCCCATCCATCAACCATTATATAAGTAATGAAAAAAGTGGCTTTCATTGGGATAGATTCACCAACAGTTTTTGGAATCCTGCAGTACAATATCTCTAGTCAATCACACTTCCATATTCTGGTATGTTAAGATAAAATAGCATGATATAAATAGCATGAGAGGAGAGGTTGGATCTCAGGGGTGCAGACATAATGGTATGCTTATCAGCATAGCATCAACTCATAAACACATGAATGAGGATCATGACAGAGAAAAGCATGCACTGTGACTGAAAGAGTATGATAGGAACTAAAGAGTGAAAAAGTGAAAGAAAATCAGTGGCCCAGCATGGATTAAAAACTATGAAGGTAATATGTCTCAGTTCTGGTCACAAAAACATCGAACGGATTTATAAGAATACCTAATGAATTGGCATGTTGGAGTCCAGTACAAATAACTAAATGTCTTTCAGAATATATAGCAATCATTGCTTCTCGAACTTAATAAATTTCTTGTCGCGGTAACCTGGGTTTTTAACCCCCAATTTGTCTCAGTATTCAAACTGCATGTGTATATCATAGTATTAAACGTGTTACCCCGTCCATTTTTTTTGGAAAGAGTTTGTACATACTCTGTTGGAGGCTGGTGAAGGAAAGTTTTAAGCTGCTGAAATGCCGTGCCAGTGATAATACTTCCAAGAAATACATTTATGAGAAGGAATAGGTGATATTTCCCAGCTGATCTTCTATCCAAAGATGAGCATGATGAAAATCCTTCTACCTTGGACATCATCATAAGAATTGTTGGAAGTAGAATGAGAAATATCTTTAGTACAATCCCAGGGAGAAACCCTTGGATGAAGGACCTGACAGACTTCCTGAAAATGCATTTTCCAACAGTTGAAATTTCACATACATCAAATCTCAGTCGTTAATAATTGAAAGGAATGGTAAGCCTAATGATTATGTCTAAGATATCAGCCTGTGGCGAAGATCAGGTAATAGACCACAGCTGCTAATATATTCATTTTCTTAACTTTTTCTTCCCCTCCCATTGAGAGCAAGTTATGCATTAAGCAGGTGAAAATATTCTACAGGTTTTCTCTGGAAATTACACCAAAAAGAAGTTTAACTTTTCAGCATTGCAAAGCcagaaatttaactattttactaGTTGCAAATAACAGGAACAGAAGTAATCGGTGCTATAGTGTGTCCATGAGGCTCAAGAAATTAACAGTTAAATACTTCTTTCTTTCCATAACAATATATATTATGTAGTGCAAGATGCCATCCCTATCCATGCGCTGCTTGAGAAAATGGTTAGACGAGATGGAGATGTGAACCAGGATTCATTTAGGTCAAACACATAAATGACTGATTAAATGGAGGAAAATATTGAGGACATATAAAGAAATGCGacgctaatagaacaacactgaCAAGGAACTTACGTTTCTATTAAAGGCGTCAAGAAAGGAAAAACCTTCTCAATCCCTTCAATATTGGCTAGAGATTGAACAAAAGCTATAGGGATCATgaagaagaaaataagaaaaaaaagtgCAATGGCCATGAGCAACCTTCGAATGGTGAGATCAAAATATGGTATTGCAAGATTCCTCCAATAAACATCACGTGGCTCAGGGGCCCATTCTGTCAACCAAATTGTTGGGTTATGGGATAACTGAGTTTGAGCACAGACAGCAGCCGCCCATCGGGACTTGAATGAAACAAATGCTGCTCGAACTATGGCCTTTGGATCACTCAGGACTTTTTCTCTTTCTAAAGCTTCCTACATAACAATGACAACATTACAGTTTTCCCTGTAACTAAATTACCCATTAACATAAAGGGAAGAAACAACAAACTCTATTGTTGTCTTTGACAGCATACAGCTTCATGTTTTTTTGTATTCCTTAttaagagaagagaagaaaagagTAGAGAGAATATGGCGTTTCCTGGAAGTAAACTTTATATGATCTTATTGTATTGTTGCCTTGCTCCTGTCAATTCTTTCCTtaattgaataagaaattgaaagaaaaagttgCCTCACTTGTCAATGTATGTGTGTGTGAATGTAAGGAAGGGAGTGCGTCTTAACCAAGAGAGACAATATAGCAATTTCCAAAAGATAGACTCTTCATTGGAAACTTTAACCATATAGCATGGTTTCAGCATCAAAATGAGAAAtgctattaaaaattatttccctTTAAGCCAAGAATGATTATAGCAAAAAAAGATGTAATGACAAATTGTCAAAGAATAGCAGGTACAAAGCATCACATGAAACAACAGTGGAATTTAAAAGCAAAAATCCCTGGTACAGTCGCTACGGTGCACTGAAACTTACTGCTTCACTCAGCTTCTGAATCTCAGAAGAGTAATAATCGATTGCATCAACTTTAGTGCCAACAACACCACCGAAACCTgtctataataacaaaaaatttgataatgaactACACAGCTAAAAATCAATATGGAATAGTAAATTGCTTTGCTGTACACATCAACTTTATTCTGCCAAGAAATGAAATGGAGCCAAATAAATGTTAATAGTAAGATTGTTGTGCAAAGATATTACCCTTGTGATCGGCCTCTTTGAAGTCCTCTCATACTTATTAAAGTAGTAAGTATACCAATTTTGTAAACTCTTCTTCTTTTGAACCAATTTTGCAAGCTTATTTGCGTTATATACAACCTATCAAGTTACAGAGTAAAGTAGTTTATGTTATAGAAACTTATATCACTGGCAAATAGAAAGATAGTACTTCTAGACACCATCAGTTCCAAAATTACGTCTTATTATTTTTGATGTTAAACAGCCTATTATTATCCTTTCCTGCACTGCTGCTACTTCAAACTAATTTACCGGTTGAATTATCATAGGTGATGCAACTTTTCAAAGAAACACACCTGATGAGTGAGATAAGAGTCAGGGTGATTTACACGAAAAAAATGTTCAATGTGCTCACTAACTGTTTCATCAGGATCAGGAGGAACATTTCTCACTAGAACCTGCAAAACATATTAAAGCAAACAAAAGCAAGGAAAATTAAGTGCTAAAGCTGGGATAAGACAAAAATGCTTCAGATACATGCACATGTACATTGATTGTGTCAAACATGACAGACTCACAACTGCCATCTATCTTACACCAGCAACATGTGACCCTCTAAGTCGATCAACTTTAGGTAGAATGACAGGGTCCTCATGGAGACACCATGATTCTATAATTGACTTGCACAAAACTGGGAGCTTTCAAGGTTGAATCTTAAGTTTTAAGATGGAGGATCTTATTTACAGAATGGGAGAGTGCTACCTCCCGTCATATAGCCCAAGGCTCAATGTACCCAAAAACATTTTCAGTTGAATAAAGAAGCAATGATACGAGTATGTCAGTtgttataaattataatagaaaAATGATCCTGGAAGACCAAAACTGTGGGATGAGAAAAGAGGGGAAAACCTAGAAGAAAAGTGCCTAATTCAAGATAATGCAATGCCATTGACAAAGATACTTCAAAAGCTTGATCAATAGGACGTTATATGACAGTTCATGTTATACTAGAGGCACAACTTCATCATGTGCTAAAATACTTGATTAAGACAAAGCAAACCTTTCTCTATTTAATTGTATAATACATTAGGGAGCATAACTTTAGGTTATCTGATTCAGATATTACACATGAATGCATGATCTGTCTAGTCAGAGACTTGAGAATCTCTGATATTCATCATGAAAAACATCTTAGCCTGCAATTTTAATacgaataaaatattaaataccaTTTAATGATGATTCAAAATTTTAAGGACAGCCTTTTGAAGCTGTTGCGAGACATCCAATCCAATTACTTCAAATGTTCAAGCTAGATATGGTGCCAGTATCAGGATATGCGTGTGTTTTTATGTTTGCAACTAGAGATTCTGGTGCACTTAAGAGATCAGCTTGCATAAGATAATCAACAGTTGTAAATAACAGCATAACAATATAGGCATTAAGCAATGAACAAAGCAAAAACTCACAGTGAATTGATCAGGACGACGATTTTCTGATGCTAGATATCGTAACCTCATAGCAGCTACTTCTTTGTATTCAACATATAGCACATAAAATGTCCAAAGTGCAAATACATATGACATAACAATATGCACCCAGAACCTGAAAAGGATAAACTGAAACCTCATAACAGAGAAATGGAATAGATACTTCGTGCAAAATGAAAACTTTACAGTATAACAATACTTGGGCAAATGTAAAAGCCGAAAAGGAAAAGAGACAAAGTACTGTATTACTTGGATGAGGGCCTAAAACTGGATTTTTATCTCTAACATGCCTCGTGCACAATCCTTTAGAAATGGAAGTGCTAAGCACAAGCTTTACTTTTGCCTTGTGCTAATAATAGAATGATGGCACCAGATGTTTGAACCATTCAACCCTAAAATGTATGTTACTGCATGAGGACCTTGAGAACAGGTAGCAACAAACCAAAACAGTGTAAGAATCAGATTTCAGAACTCCAAAAAGGAGATGGAGTACAGTAACACGGTATTTAATATAGTTTGCAACACCTCCTCAGAGCTGCATATAACAtaaatattgaaatattaaaaCCTGTCTCACATTCTGCTTGAACAAAAATTACATCACTAGTGTTGGGAAGGCCTAGTATTTAAAAATTAATCTAGACCCCAATTTTTTTCCAATTCTGTAACTGATGAATTCCAGATGACAATCAGGGTAGGGCATTCGATAAGAGAAGAgctaaagaaaaaaagaaaaagttattcCTGACCTTTTTGATCCATCTGGAACATTTGATATTGACAGCTTGTCGATGTCGTTGTATGCTAAATTCTTGACACCCTCTAATGTTTCCCCCGTCCAATTGACAGGG
This is a stretch of genomic DNA from Gossypium arboreum isolate Shixiya-1 chromosome 11, ASM2569848v2, whole genome shotgun sequence. It encodes these proteins:
- the LOC108473351 gene encoding CSC1-like protein At4g02900 isoform X2 — translated: MRFQFILFRFWVHIVMSYVFALWTFYVLYVEYKEVAAMRLRYLASENRRPDQFTVLVRNVPPDPDETVSEHIEHFFRVNHPDSYLTHQVVYNANKLAKLVQKKKSLQNWYTYYFNKYERTSKRPITRTGFGGVVGTKVDAIDYYSSEIQKLSEAEALEREKVLSDPKAIVRAAFVSFKSRWAAAVCAQTQLSHNPTIWLTEWAPEPRDVYWRNLAIPYFDLTIRRLLMAIALFFLIFFFMIPIAFVQSLANIEGIEKVFPFLTPLIETKSVRSFIQGFLPGIVLKIFLILLPTILMMMSKVEGFSSCSSLDRRSAGKYHLFLLINVFLGSIITGTAFQQLKTFLHQPPTEIPKTVGESIPMKATFFITYIMVDGWAGIAAEILRLVPLVIFHLKNMFLVKTEQDREEAMDPGCLNFATYEPKIQLYFLLGLVYSTVTPVLLPFVIIFFAFSYVVFRHQVINVYAQRYESGGSFWPDVHRRLLIGLLISQLLLMGLLSTKSVEKSTIALLPLPILTVWFHVYCKGRFQSAFVRFSLQDAMTKDTLERATEPNLNLRAYLKDAYVHPVFKGRIHFESPLLVPDEENNTLVLTRRSS
- the LOC108473350 gene encoding isoamylase 2, chloroplastic, whose translation is MATLSPFHTIGSHCLNLGANELSKSAVTSCVCKSKVGQSLQRIDVGRKLLPGEVVHNVAQSPRWSLGLRCFAAARVSVEQAEESVNKTSQVDELQKQSTYLFRTETGGQVKVFVCKRSVKYVVDIEVSSLQFSSDDSQLKLSGGLYRSNRDIINQIIETPFIARSSSELALELEFEAEEVPCYLSFLLKASSRVSSSGLKIRSHRKSSFCVPIGLDQGYPAPLGLSFSTDGSMNFAVYSRNAESLVLCLYDDNASEEPALELDLDPYVNRTGDIWHASIEGAWTSVSYGYRCKGNRDTFHAEHVLLDPYAKIIGSSIPNHHESGLLPKHLGRLCKEPAFDWSGDLSPNIPLEQLLVYRLNVMQFTKDKSSKLPADVAGTFSGVTEKVQHLKDLGINAVLLEPILTFNEQKGPYFPCHFFSPANLYGPSNGSVSAINSMKGMVKNLHANGIEIFLEVVFTHTAEGGALQGLDDLSYYHKNSVEDLEARNALNCNYPVVQQLILDSLRHWVTEFHIDGFCFINASCLLRGVHGERLSRPPLVEAIAFEPVLSMTKIIADCWDPYDKMPKEIRFPHWKKWAEMNTKFCSDIRNFLRGQGALSSLATRLCGSGDIFSDGRGPAFSFNFIARNFGLPLVDLVSYSNAELASEVSWNCGEEGPTSNTAVLERRLKQIRNFLFVLYISLGIPVLNMGDECGHSSSGSPSCGSRKHLDWNNMTTGFGIQTTKFISFLISLRKRRSDLLQKRNFLKEENIEWHGSNRSQPGWEDPSCKFLAMRLKADKAEGQLRSEASQLKGDLFIAFNAADRAETIILPPPPEGMAWRQLVDTALPYPGFFSTDGKPILEQMMGLVAYKMKSRSCTLFEACTDGS
- the LOC108473351 gene encoding CSC1-like protein At4g02900 isoform X1 → MANLREISVSAALNLLSAFAFLVAFAILRLQPINDRVYFPKWYRRGIRNSPRRSGVCVTRFVNLDWRTYIKFLNWMPAAFRMPELELIDHAGLDSVVYIRIYLLGLKVIGPLAVLAFLVLVPVNWTGETLEGVKNLAYNDIDKLSISNVPDGSKRFWVHIVMSYVFALWTFYVLYVEYKEVAAMRLRYLASENRRPDQFTVLVRNVPPDPDETVSEHIEHFFRVNHPDSYLTHQVVYNANKLAKLVQKKKSLQNWYTYYFNKYERTSKRPITRTGFGGVVGTKVDAIDYYSSEIQKLSEAEALEREKVLSDPKAIVRAAFVSFKSRWAAAVCAQTQLSHNPTIWLTEWAPEPRDVYWRNLAIPYFDLTIRRLLMAIALFFLIFFFMIPIAFVQSLANIEGIEKVFPFLTPLIETKSVRSFIQGFLPGIVLKIFLILLPTILMMMSKVEGFSSCSSLDRRSAGKYHLFLLINVFLGSIITGTAFQQLKTFLHQPPTEIPKTVGESIPMKATFFITYIMVDGWAGIAAEILRLVPLVIFHLKNMFLVKTEQDREEAMDPGCLNFATYEPKIQLYFLLGLVYSTVTPVLLPFVIIFFAFSYVVFRHQVINVYAQRYESGGSFWPDVHRRLLIGLLISQLLLMGLLSTKSVEKSTIALLPLPILTVWFHVYCKGRFQSAFVRFSLQDAMTKDTLERATEPNLNLRAYLKDAYVHPVFKGRIHFESPLLVPDEENNTLVLTRRSS